Proteins encoded within one genomic window of Candidatus Curtissbacteria bacterium:
- a CDS encoding iron-sulfur cluster assembly scaffold protein — translation MNDLYREEILEHWQNPLNFGVMRGADLVVDQVNPLCGDELTLFFKINKGKIADISFIGNGCAISIASASILSDNVKGKSVRTVSKLIGDDVLEMLGGPVAPARLKCAFLALEALRKVTNMSELPAKQATNLNE, via the coding sequence ATGAATGATTTATATCGGGAAGAAATACTTGAACATTGGCAGAATCCTTTGAATTTTGGAGTGATGAGAGGTGCTGATTTAGTCGTGGATCAGGTAAATCCATTATGTGGGGACGAGTTGACTTTGTTTTTTAAAATCAACAAAGGGAAGATTGCAGACATTTCGTTTATTGGCAATGGCTGCGCCATCTCGATTGCATCGGCGTCGATTCTTTCGGATAATGTTAAAGGTAAATCTGTCAGAACCGTTTCTAAACTTATCGGAGACGATGTTTTGGAAATGCTTGGTGGACCAGTTGCACCGGCAAGGTTAAAGTGTGCCTTTTTGGCACTGGAAGCGCTTCGGAAAGTAACGAATATGAGCGAATTGCCTGCAAAGCAGGCTACAAATTTGAATGAATGA